From Myotis daubentonii chromosome 15, mMyoDau2.1, whole genome shotgun sequence, one genomic window encodes:
- the LOC132216153 gene encoding barrier-to-autointegration factor-like: MTTSQKHRDFVAEPMGEKPVGSLAGIGEVLPKKLEKRGFNKAYVVLGQFLVLKKDEDLFREWLKDTWGANAKQSRDCFGCLREWCDAFL, encoded by the coding sequence ATGACAACCTCTCAAAAGCACCGAGACTTCGTGGCAGAGCCCATGGGGGAAAAGCCAGTGGGGAGCCTGGCCGGGATCGGCGAAGTCCTGCCCAAGAAGCTGGAGAAAAGGGGCTTTAACAAGGCTTATGTGGTCCTTGGCCAGTTTCTGGTGCTAAAGAAAGACGAAGACCTCTTCCGGGAATGGCTAAAGGACACATGGGGCGCCAATGCCAAGCAGTCCCGGGACTGCTTTGGGTGCCTTCGAGAGTGGTGTGACGCCTTCTTGTGA